The genomic window CTGTAAGACACGGTCAGGCTGTGTTTTGCACCAATTTGATTAGGGGGAAAGATGAGTAAGATTTCACGCCGTAACCTGCTGAAGATCCTCGGTCTGGGAAGCGCCATCACTGTGAGTGGCAGTGCCGCCAAAGCACAGAGCAGCTCTGGCCTGACCCTGTTCACCTTCCTGCACTCCAACGACACCCACGACAGGCTCGAACCCACCACCGTGACCGGCACCGGTCCAGACGGCAAAGCCTTCAGTGTGCAGTACGGTGGGGTTGCCCGCGTCAAAACCCTGATTGACGAACTCAAACGTCGCTCCCTGAACCCTGTGGTGCTGGACGCTGGCGACGTGTTCACCGGAACCCTCTACGGTCAGGTGTACAAAGGCCTCGCTGACCTTGCCTACATGGAAGCTTTCGGTACACAGGCCCAGACCATCGGCAACCACGAGTTCGACAACGGACCTGCCCAGCTTGCCGACTACATCAAAAACGCCAGTTTCCCTGTGGTGTCTGCCAACATCGACGCCTCTGGCGACGAAAAACTCAAAGGCCTGATCAAACCCTACGTGGTCCTGCAAACCGAAAATGGCCCTCTGGGTGTGATCGGTGTGACCACACCGGATACCCCCATCACCTCCAGCCCCGGCGACACGGTCAAATTCCTTGATCCCAGAGAAACCGTCCAGAAAGCCGCAGACGAACTGCGTGCTCAGGGCGTCAAACACATCGTGCTGCTGTCCCACCTCGGTTACAGCGTGGACCTTGCTCTGGCTCCCCAACTCAAAGGGGTGGGCGTGATCATCGGCGGCCACAGCCACACCCCCCTCGGCAAATACGAAGGACTCGGGCTGCCTGCTCCAGAGGGCGATTACCCCACCGTCAAGCAGGATGCCAACGGCAACACCGTTCTGATCGTGCAATCCTGGGAATGGGCCAAATTCTACGGCTCCCTGCGCGTGGCCTTCAACGAAGACGGCGTGCCCCAGAGCTGGAACGGCAAAGTGTACCCCGTCAACCAGAGCTACAAAAACGACATCCGTCTGGCCGCCACCATGCGCGCCTTCCAGCTTCCCCTCGAAGCCTTCCGGAAAACCCCGGTGGGCACCGCTGCCGTCAAACTGAACGGTGACCGTGCCGATGTGCGCAAACGCGAAACCAACCTCGGGAACTTCATCAGCGACGCTTACCTGTGGGCCACCCAGAAATACGGCACCCAGATTGCCCTGATGAACGGTGGGGGCATCCGCGCCACCATTCAGGCCGGAACCGTCACCAACGGAGACACCATCACCGTGCAGCCCTTCGGCAACACCGTGTACGTGATGGACCTGACTGGACAGGAAGTCATCGCTGCTCTGGAAAACGGCGTGAGCGACTGGGCCAACGGTGCAGGCCGTTTCTTGCAAGTGGGCGGAATGCGTTACAGCTTTGATCCCACCAAACCTGCAGGAAGCCGCGTGCTCAGTGCAGAAATCAAGCAGGCCGATGGCACCTTCAAAGCCATTGACCGTGCCGCCACCTACAAAGTGGTGACCAACAACTTCATTGCCAACGGTGGGGACAATTTCGCCGTGCTGAAAAACGCCAAAGGTTTCCGTCAGGACACCTACCTGACCGATTACGTGGTCGTCAACGATTACTTCGCTTTTGTGAAGTCCGCCAACCCCCAGTTGGAAGGCCGCATCACCATCGTCAACGAACCCAAGTAACCCCCCTGTTACCCCCGGCTTCTCGCAAGCTCAAAGCGGTCCCCCTGATCTCAGGGGGACTTTTGTTTGGGCAAGCGCCACAAGGGATGCTTACCCCTTCTTTAAGGGGCCACTTGCAAGCCATGCAAGCAACGGGGGATTTAACCCCAGAGTGCTCTGGACGCCATCTCCACCAGATTCCCACTGGGATCGTAGACCATCAAAGACTCTCCTTTGGGTGCACCCCAGTCATAACGGGTGACGGCAAAACCTGCCAGCTCAAAACGGGCTTCCCAGAAGTCAAGGCGCTCCTGAGCCATTTCAAAGCAGATGTGGCCTCCAGGACGTGTTCCATGCACAGGCAGGGAACCGGGTTTCAGGGACTCCTCGGGGTTGAACAGCAAAAGCATGCCGTTGCCTGCTTTCAAGAAGATGTGGCGTGGAGGTCTTCTGGAGTACACCTCAAACCCGAGCAGGCCACAGTAGAAGTTTTCTGCTTCCAGCAGGTCGTTCACATACAAACAGGTTTCGAGAATGTCCATGTTGTTTTATTGTATAAAAGTCCTCAAAAAGGCCGCAGGAACATTTGTTGCATGAACCTCGTATTGTGAGGCGGAGGATCCCATGGTTTTCTGGTTGTGTTTGCTGATTGGAGGTGCATTGATTCTGGTGTCGCTGCTGTTTCAGCACGATGGCACCCCGGATGTGGGTCATGCGGATTTGCAGGACATTTTTTCGTGGTTGAATTTGCGGGCTCTGGTGTTCGCACTGGCTTTTTTTGGTCTGGGTGGCGTGATTGCAGGGCGCATGGGGCTCAGCATGGGTGGTCAATGGGTGTTTGCAGTGATCACCGGGATCAGCGTGGGCATCACCACTGGATGGTTGTTCCGATATGCGCGCCAGCAAGAGTTCAGCGGTCAGGTCGGAGATCTCGTGGGCAGAACCGGAAAAGTGCTGGTTCCCCCCAGAGAAGAGCATCCCGGCAAAGTGATGCTGACCGTCTCGGGCCAGGTCACCGAGTTTCATGCCCGTTCCAGCGATGCTTTGCAAGTGGGAGAGCCCATCATTGTGGTCGGCATGGAAGAGGGCACCCTGAATGTTCGCAGGTGGCACCAGTTGTGATCAAAGGGTGTTCTGAGCAACCTTGAAGGTGCACAGTTCTGATTTCAAAACAGTTCATAAAAGTGCGGTGCACCATGAAAACCGCTTCGAGGAGTTGAGAAGATTCATGTTCAAGCGTTCAATGCCTTTGGCTGTGATGGCGGTCGTTGCTCTGGCAGGTGTGGCTTCTGCGCAGTTTTCACAGGTCACCCCAGAGCAGGCCCTCGCCCGGCTTTTCAATCAAGGTCCTGTCAAATCCGAATGGTTTGCCGCAGACATCCTCAAACAGGTGCCTCTGGCGCAAATTCAGACGGTGATCAGCGGTCTGGTGAAGCAGGGTGGGGCTTTTCAGAAAGTCACCCCAGACGGCCAGAACTTTGTGATTGAGTTTGAAAAAACGCTGGTGAACGCCACCATCCGTCTGGATGCTCAGGGCAAAATCACCACCCTGTTGTTCACAGGCAGCAAGCCCAGAGTCAAAGACCTGAAAGGGGCCATCAAGGCGTACTTCAATTTGCCCGGCAAATTCTCGGTGTTGGTGCTTAAAAATGGTCAGAAGGTGCAGGAGGCAGGCACCACCGATCCTCTGGCGGTGGGCTCCACTTTCAAACTGGCGGTTCTGGCAGCTTTGCAAGAGAAAATCGATGCTGGCACCCTCAAATGGGACACCGTGACCCAATTGCAAGAAGGAGACATCAGCCTCCCGAGTGGCTTTCTGCAAGAGTGGCCTGTGGGGTCTTCTTTGACTCTGGAAACTCTGGCAGGTTTGATGGTTTCCCAGAGCGACAACACCGCCACCGATGTTTTGATTCGGGTGCTTGGGCGTGAAAGCATCGAAAAATTCCTTCCAGGGCGCAACAAACCCTTGCTCACCACACGAAACCTGTTTGCCCTCAGGGACACCCAGAACAAAGCGGCTCTGGACCGTTATGTGACTGGCGATGTGAACGTCAGGCAGGAGGTCTTGAAGCAACTCGACCTGATCCCTGCGTCCAAAATCGTGTATGCCAATGTGCCCGGAGACTTGCGTGCAGAATGGCTGATGACCCCTCTGGAAGCCTGCAACCTGATGGAAAAAGTCCAGAACCTCAAGGTCACCCAGATCAATCCCGGTCCGGTGAACCCCAGAGATTTCAAACAGGTCAGTTACAAGGGAGGCAGCGAGGTGGGCGTCTTGAACCTCACCACAGCACTTGTTGATGCAGCAGGCAACCGTTTCTGTGTGAGTGCCACCTGGAACCACAACCAGACCATCGACGAGACCCTTTTTGTGCAGCTTTACCTGAATGTGATCGGCAGTCTGGAATAGCTTTTCTCTGGCAAAAGAAGAACCCTCAGCTCTGACTGAGGGTTTCTGGTTTCAACCACTGCTTGCGCTGGCGGAACTGTGCTCAGTGTCGTCTTGCAAGACTTTGAAGGCCACCACCCCGAGCAAGGTCAGGATTTCTGCTGGTGCAGGTCCATGAAGGGTCAGGTCTTTGCCTTCGATGTGGCCTCCGATGCGTCCAGTGAGTTGCTGGTGGTCCATGTGCAAATTCAGATCGAATCCCAACGTGGCTCCACCCAGTCTGCCTGTGATGGATTGGCCTTGCACCTCGAATTGCACATCCTGTCCTATGAAATTTCCACCCAGCCGACCTTCGGTGTGTTTACCGAGGCTGACATTCACATCAAAACCATCGCTGCTGCCACCAATGCGTCCATGCACAGTCTGGTGTTCGATGTTGAGCAGAATGTTTTTTCCGATGTGATGACCACCAATGCGCCCATGAACCAGAGGGGGTGTGTAGGTGGCTTGAATGTCGTAGCCCACGCTGCTGCCGCCAATGCGTCCCTGTATGTCCATGGGCACAGTGTACCGTGTGCCCCTCAAAAAGGGTTACAGTTTTGTCACATTTGTTTCAGCCTTTTTTGCGGCTTTCGGCCATCTTCATCCAGTCCTGAGGGGAAAGCTCATCCAGGATGTTGAATTCCCCCGCGTTCCAGACGCTTTCTCCACCATCAATGTGAATCAGGTCGCCTGTGATGAATCCAGAGAGGTCGCTCAGGAGGTAACTGGCAAGGTTGGCCAGTTCGATGTGCTCGCCATATCGGCGCAAGGGCACACGGCTTTTGAGTTTGTCTCCAAACTCTGGAGAGGGCATCAGGCGTTCCCATGCCCCTTCTGTGGGGAAAGGACCGGGTGCAATGGCATTCAGACGGATGCCGTATTTGCCCCATTCCGCAGCCAGAGATTTGGTCAGGGTCACCACTCCAGCTTTGGCGACTGCACTGGGCACCACATAGCCGCTTCCGCTCTGGGCGTAGGTTGTGGCAATGTTCAGCACCACACCGCCACTTTTGCGGGCAATCCAGCGTTTGCCCAGCTCCAAGGTGCAATAGAAGGTGCCGTGCAAAACAATGCCCAGCACGGCGTCCACTGCGCGGTGGGACAGCATCTGGGTGGGAGAGATGAAATTCCCTGCGGCATTGTTGACCAGAGCATCAATGGGTTTGCGCTTCTCAATCAGATCAAGCACTTCCGTGACCTGCTCGGGGTTGCGGACATCGCAGGTCTGGTAAAAGACCGGCCCCAGATCTTTGAATTCTTCTGCTGTTTCTTGCAGCACATTTTCGCGGCGTCCCAGAATGGTGACTTCTGCCCCGAGTTCTAAAAACCGTTTGACCATGCTTTTGCCCAGACCGCTGCCACCACCGGTGACCAGCACGTGTTTGCCTGCCAGTAAATCCGCTTGGAACATGTTTGAAGTCTCCTTGTGTCCGTTGTAGGTGTTTCCAGTGTAACCAAATTTCTGTACTGAGTCAAAAATTGAGATTCGAGTGAGGGGTGTTGACAGTGCACTAGTCTACTAGTACACTAAATCCATAAGAACGGAGGAGAACACATGAGCATTCTTGCCATTCAAGACTTACACAAAACCTATGGTCCCCGGGCCGCCGTAGAAGGCATCAACATGAACATCCGCCCCGGACAGATTTACGGTTTTCTCGGCCCCAACGGTGCGGGCAAAACCACCACCATCCGCATGCTGCTGGGCCTGATCCGCCCTTCAAAAGGCAACATCCAA from Deinococcus misasensis DSM 22328 includes these protein-coding regions:
- a CDS encoding NfeD family protein, encoding MVFWLCLLIGGALILVSLLFQHDGTPDVGHADLQDIFSWLNLRALVFALAFFGLGGVIAGRMGLSMGGQWVFAVITGISVGITTGWLFRYARQQEFSGQVGDLVGRTGKVLVPPREEHPGKVMLTVSGQVTEFHARSSDALQVGEPIIVVGMEEGTLNVRRWHQL
- a CDS encoding serine hydrolase: MFKRSMPLAVMAVVALAGVASAQFSQVTPEQALARLFNQGPVKSEWFAADILKQVPLAQIQTVISGLVKQGGAFQKVTPDGQNFVIEFEKTLVNATIRLDAQGKITTLLFTGSKPRVKDLKGAIKAYFNLPGKFSVLVLKNGQKVQEAGTTDPLAVGSTFKLAVLAALQEKIDAGTLKWDTVTQLQEGDISLPSGFLQEWPVGSSLTLETLAGLMVSQSDNTATDVLIRVLGRESIEKFLPGRNKPLLTTRNLFALRDTQNKAALDRYVTGDVNVRQEVLKQLDLIPASKIVYANVPGDLRAEWLMTPLEACNLMEKVQNLKVTQINPGPVNPRDFKQVSYKGGSEVGVLNLTTALVDAAGNRFCVSATWNHNQTIDETLFVQLYLNVIGSLE
- a CDS encoding VOC family protein; this translates as MDILETCLYVNDLLEAENFYCGLLGFEVYSRRPPRHIFLKAGNGMLLLFNPEESLKPGSLPVHGTRPGGHICFEMAQERLDFWEARFELAGFAVTRYDWGAPKGESLMVYDPSGNLVEMASRALWG
- a CDS encoding bifunctional metallophosphatase/5'-nucleotidase; the encoded protein is MSKISRRNLLKILGLGSAITVSGSAAKAQSSSGLTLFTFLHSNDTHDRLEPTTVTGTGPDGKAFSVQYGGVARVKTLIDELKRRSLNPVVLDAGDVFTGTLYGQVYKGLADLAYMEAFGTQAQTIGNHEFDNGPAQLADYIKNASFPVVSANIDASGDEKLKGLIKPYVVLQTENGPLGVIGVTTPDTPITSSPGDTVKFLDPRETVQKAADELRAQGVKHIVLLSHLGYSVDLALAPQLKGVGVIIGGHSHTPLGKYEGLGLPAPEGDYPTVKQDANGNTVLIVQSWEWAKFYGSLRVAFNEDGVPQSWNGKVYPVNQSYKNDIRLAATMRAFQLPLEAFRKTPVGTAAVKLNGDRADVRKRETNLGNFISDAYLWATQKYGTQIALMNGGGIRATIQAGTVTNGDTITVQPFGNTVYVMDLTGQEVIAALENGVSDWANGAGRFLQVGGMRYSFDPTKPAGSRVLSAEIKQADGTFKAIDRAATYKVVTNNFIANGGDNFAVLKNAKGFRQDTYLTDYVVVNDYFAFVKSANPQLEGRITIVNEPK
- a CDS encoding SDR family oxidoreductase codes for the protein MFQADLLAGKHVLVTGGGSGLGKSMVKRFLELGAEVTILGRRENVLQETAEEFKDLGPVFYQTCDVRNPEQVTEVLDLIEKRKPIDALVNNAAGNFISPTQMLSHRAVDAVLGIVLHGTFYCTLELGKRWIARKSGGVVLNIATTYAQSGSGYVVPSAVAKAGVVTLTKSLAAEWGKYGIRLNAIAPGPFPTEGAWERLMPSPEFGDKLKSRVPLRRYGEHIELANLASYLLSDLSGFITGDLIHIDGGESVWNAGEFNILDELSPQDWMKMAESRKKG